One Acidobacteriota bacterium genomic window, ACTTTCGCCTTTCCCCCGCGGACCGGTATCTGTGGACCCTGCCGATGTTCCATGCGAACGGATGGACCTTCACGTGGATGGTGACGGCGGTGGGCGGAACTCACATCTGTCTGCGCCGGGTCGAGCCCCGGGCGGTGTTTGAAAAAATCATTGGCGAGCGAATTACCGCGCTTTGCGCGGCTCCCACGGTCCTGATTATGCTGTCTCATGCGCCCGAGGACGTGCGCCGCGGCGCGCAATCCGGCGTTCGCGTGATGACCGCCGGCGCGCCACCGGCCGCGGCCACCATCGAGCGGATCGAAGGTGAGTTGGGCTGGGTGATTACTCATACTTATGGATTGACGGAGACGTCTCCGTTCATCACGGTTTGTGAGCCGCTGCCCGAGCACTTGGGGCTCAGCACGCAGCAGAAATGTGTCACCAAATCCCGGCAGGGCGTCGAGCTGCTGACCTCCGGCGAGCTGCGCGTGGTGACTCCGGATGGCTCGGAAGTTCCCCATGATGGAGCGGCGATCGGCGAAATCACGGTCACCGGAAACGTGGTGATGAAAGGTTACTATAACGATCCGGAAGCGACCGCGAAGGTGATTCGCGACGGGTGGTTTTATACCGGCGACGCCGCCGTGGTGCATCCCGACGGTTATGTGGAAATTCGCGACCGCCTGAAAGACGTGATCATCAGCGGCGGCGAGAATATCTCATCGGTGGAGGTGGAGGGCGTGCTGCTGCGCCATCCCGCCGTGCAGGAAGTGGGTGTGGTCGGCCTTCCGCACGAGCTTTGGGGCGAGACGCCGCACGCCTTTGTGGTGCTGAAGGCCGGGGGACAGGCCAGCGAAGATGAACTGCGCGAGTTCGCGCGAGCCCGCATGGCCCATTTCAAAGTACCCAGCGGATTTACGTTCGTGCCCGAGCTTCCCAAAACCGCCACCGGCAAGATACAGAAATACGTGCTGCGCGCGAATCATGCCGCCGCGAATCAGCGGTAGAATGCGGCGACAGCCGAACAT contains:
- a CDS encoding long-chain-fatty-acid--CoA ligase, with translation METALTPLEFARRARRLYPHREAVVDNDLRLTYAQFFERCDRWSAALQRMGVRQGDRVAYIAPNTHAQLESFYAVLQIGAILVPLNYRLTPDDFAYLIQHSGARVVCAHSDYLDAVAGIRAQIPEVRNFVALEGTEEGWLDYESLLQSAPAEFARPDILETDIATINYTSGTTSRPKGVMITHRNAFMNAVGTLLHFRLSPADRYLWTLPMFHANGWTFTWMVTAVGGTHICLRRVEPRAVFEKIIGERITALCAAPTVLIMLSHAPEDVRRGAQSGVRVMTAGAPPAAATIERIEGELGWVITHTYGLTETSPFITVCEPLPEHLGLSTQQKCVTKSRQGVELLTSGELRVVTPDGSEVPHDGAAIGEITVTGNVVMKGYYNDPEATAKVIRDGWFYTGDAAVVHPDGYVEIRDRLKDVIISGGENISSVEVEGVLLRHPAVQEVGVVGLPHELWGETPHAFVVLKAGGQASEDELREFARARMAHFKVPSGFTFVPELPKTATGKIQKYVLRANHAAANQR